ACCAGGGCACCGACCTGCTTGGCCTGCGCCGACTTGTCGCCCTCGCCACCGCGCACCGTGGTGTCCAGGGTGGACGCCGACGCCAGGGTGTGACCCTTGATGTCGTCGATCACCTGGGCCACGATGTGGCGGTTGGAGCGGGTAACGACCAGACGGGGACGCTCCGCCGTACCGGAGATCCGCTTGCGGATCCGGATGTGACGGCGCTTGATCGCGGCGCGCTTGTAGGCGTCGCCCTTCAGGATCTTCTGTCCGTATGCCATGGCTTACTTACCCGCCTTTCCGACCTTGCGGCGGATGACTTCGCCCTCGTACTTGACACCCTTGGCCTTGTACGGGTCGGGCTTGCGCAGCTTGCGGATGTTGGCCGCAACCTCGCCGACCTTCTGCTTGTCGATGCCCTCGACCGAGAACCGGGTGGGGGCCTCCACCTTGAAGGTGATGCCCTCGGGGGCCTCGACGGTGATCGGGTGGCTGTAGCCGAGAGCGAACTCGAGGTTCGAACCCTTGGCCTGCACGCGGTAACCGACACCGCTGATCTCGAGCTTCTTCACGTAACCCTGGGTCACGCCGGTGATCATGTTCGCCACCAGCGTGCGGGACAGGCCGTGCAGGGCCTTGTTCTGACGCTCGTCGTTGGGGCGGGTGACGTTGAGAACGCCGTCCTCACCCTTGACGATGTCGATCGGCGCAGCGACGGTGTGGGTCAGTTCGCCCTTGGGGCCCTTGACCGAGACCGTACGGCCGTCGATGGTGACGTCCACGCCGGCGGGAACCGTGATGGGGAGCTTGCCAATACGCGACATAGCTGTTTCCTCCGATTCCTTTCCGCTACCAGACGTAGGCGAGAACTTCTCCGCCTACGCCCTTCTTGCCGGCCTGCTTGTCGGTCAGGAGACCGTGCGACGTGGAGATGATCGCCACGCCGAGGCCACCGAGGACCTTGGGCAGGTTGGTGGACTTCGCGTACACCCGGAGACCGGGCTTGGAGATCCGCTTGATGCCCGCGATGGAGCGCTCACGGTTCGGGCCGAACTTCAGCTCGAGGACGAGGTTCTTGCCGACCTCGGCGTCCTCGACCTTCCAGCCCGTGATGAAGCCCTCCTGCTGGAGGATCTCCGCGATGTGCGACTTGATCTTGGACGCCGGCATCGTCACGGAGTCGTGGTATGCCGAGTTCGCGTTCCGCAGACGCGTAAGCATGTCTGCGATCGGATCAGTCATGGTCATGAATTGGCCTTCGGCCTCTCTCGCCGGGGTTTCCAGGTGCCCATCCCTCTCCTCGATCCGAGACGAGGCGGGTGCGGTGCGGTGGACCTACGGCGTAGTAAGTCGTACGGGCGTCAGGGCGCCCAACCCTCCTAGCCTAAGCCATGGAGGGGTGGGCCCCTGACCAAACCCTTTGCTTACCGAGAGCTTCAGGTAACCCCAACTAGGGGATTACCAGGAGCTCTTGGTCACGCCCGGCAGCTCGCCACGGTGAGCCATCTCACGAAGGCACACGCGGCAGAGGCCGAACTTGCGGTACACGGAGTGCGGACGGCCGCAGCGCTGGCAGCGGGTGTACGCACGCACACCGAACTTGGGCTTGCGAGCAGCCTTGGCAATCAGAGCCTTCTTCGCCATCTCGCTCACGCCTCCTTGAAGGGGAAGCCGAGGTGACGAAGGAGCGCGCGGCCCTCAGCGTCGTTGGTCGCCGTGGTCACCACGGTGATGTCCATGCCCCGGGTACGGTCGATCTTGTCCTGGTCGATCTCGTGGAACATGACCTGCTCGGTGAGACCGAAGGTGTAGTTGCCACGGCCGTCGAACTGCTTGGGGGACAGACCACGGAAGTCGCGGATGCGCGGCAGCGCGAGCGACAGGGTGCGGTCCAGGAACTCCCACATGCGGTCGCCACGGAGCGTGACGTGGGCACCGATCGGCTGGCCCTCACGCAGCTTGAACTGCGCGATGGACTTGCGGGCCTTGGTGACGGCCGGCTTCTGACCGGTGATCGTGGTGAGGTCGCGGATGGCGCCCTCGATCAGCTTGGAGTCGCGGGCGGCGTCGCCCACACCCATGTTGACCACGATCTTGACGAGGCCGGGGATCTGCATGACGTTCTCGTACTTGAACTCGTCACGCAGCTTGCCCGCGATCTCCTCGCGGTACTTCGTCTTGAGACGCGGAGTCGTGGTGGTAGCCATCAGATGTCCTCACCCGTCCGCTTGGCAACGCGGATCTTGTTGCCCTCGTCGTCGAAGCGGTAACCGACACGCGTGACGACCTTGTTGCCGTCCTTCTCCACGACCAGCTGGACGTTGGAGACGTGGATCGGGGCCTCGGTCGTGACGATGCCGCCGGCCTGCGAACCGCGAGCGGTCGGACCGGCCTTGGTGTGCTTCTTGACCCGGTTGACACCCTCGACCAGGACGCGGTCCTCGCGGGGGAAGGCCGCGATGACCTTGCCCTGCTTGCCCTTGTCCTTACCGGTGATGACCTGGACCAGGTCGCCCTTCTTGATCTTCATGCTTACAGCACCTCCGGAGCCAGCGAGATGATCTTCATGAACTTCTTCTCGCGCAGCTCACGCCCGACCGGGCCGAAGATGCGGGTGCCGCGAGGGTCGCCGTCGTTCTTCAGAATGACGGCGGCGTTCTCGTCGAAGCGGATGTACGAGCCGTCCGGACGGCGGCGCTCCTTGACGGTGCGAACGATGACCGCCTTGACGACGTCACCCTTCTTCACGTTGCCACCGGGGATCGCGTCCTTGACGGTGGCGACGATGACGTCACCGATGCCCGCGTAGCGGCGACCGGAGCCACCGAGCACACGGATGCAAAGGATCTCCTTCGCACCAGTGTTGTCGGCGACACGCAGTCGCGACTCCTGCTGGATCACGTCTATCTCCTGTTTGTCTGCCGGTTCCCCGGGCGGGTGTGCAAGTTACACACCCGCCCGGAGCCTGGCGGAACTGTCCTGCGGGATGATCCCCGCAGGCGTACTTATTGGAATTCCCTTGCGGGAATTACCTACTTGGCCTTCTCGAGGATCTCGACGACGCGCCAGCGCTTGGTCGCCGACAGCGGGCGGGTCTCCGCGAGGAGGACCCGGTCGCCGACGCCGGCAGCGTTCTGCTCGTCGTGCGCCTTGAGCTTGTTGGTACGGCGGATGACCTTGCCGTACAGCGCGTGCTTGACGCGGTCCTCGACGGCGACGACGACGGTCTTGTCCATCTTGTCGCTGACGACGAGACCCTCACGGGTCTTGCGGAAGCCGCGGGCCTCTGCAGTCTGCTCAGTCACGTTGCTCTCACTCATCAGGCGCTCTCCACCGTCTCGATGCCCAGCTCGCGCTCACGCATCAGGGTGTAGATCCGCGCGATGTCCTTACGGACGGCCTTGAGCCGACCGTGGTTCTCGAGCTGACCGGTCGCCGCCTGGAAGCGGAGGTTGAACAGCTCTTCCTTGGCTTCGCGGAGCTTGTTCAGCAGCTCCTCGTCACCCAGTTCGCGCAGCTCGGACGCCTTGGTACCGGCCGACATCACGCTTCACCTGCCTCGCGCTTGACGATCCGGCACTTCATCGGCAGCTTGTGCGCTGCGCGAGTCAGGGCCTCACGGGCGATCTTCTCGTTGGGGTAGGACAGCTCGAACATGACCCGGCCCGGGTGCACGTTCGCGATCCACCACTCGGGAGAACCCTTACCGGAACCCATGCGGGTCTCGGCGGGCTTCTTCGTGAGCGGGCGGTCCGGGTAGATGTTGATCCAGACCTTGCCGCCACGCTTGATGTGGCGGGTCATCGCGATACGGGCCGCCTCGATCTGGCGGTTGGTCACGTACGCCGGCGTGAGGGCCTGAATGCCGTACTCGCCGAACGCGACCGTCGTACCGCCCTTGGCCTGACCACGGCGCTTCGGGTGGTGCTGCTTGCGGTGCTTGACCCTACGGGGGATCAGCATGTCGGTCAGGCCTCCGTTCCGGTGCTCTCAGCCGGAGCGGCGGCGGGGGCCTCGGCCTTGGGGGCCTCGGCGCCGGCAGCCTGCTGCGGCTTGCGACCGCGCCGCTCGCCACCACGGCCACCACGGGCCGGGCGGTCGGCACCGCCACCGCGAGCCGGGCGGTTACCCGCACGGGCGGCAGCGTTCTCGGCGCGGACCTCGGCGATGTTCTTGACGTCGCCCTTGTAGATCCAGACCTTCACACCGATGCGGCCGAAGGTCGTCTTGGCCTCGAAGAAGCCGTAGTCCACGTTCGCGCGGAGCGTGTGCAGGGGCACGCGGCCCTCGCGGTAGAACTCCGAGCGGGACATCTCGGCGCCACCGAGGCGGCCACCGCACTGGATCTTGATGCCCTTGGCGCCGGCCTTCATCGCCGACTGCATGCTCTTACGCATGGCGCGGCGGAAGGAGACGCGGGAGGAGAGCTGCTCGGCGACGGCCTGGGCAACCAGCTGAGCGTCGGTCTCGGGGTTCTTGACCTCGAGGATGTTCAGCTGGACCTGCTTGCCCGTGAGCTTCTCGAGGTCACCGCGGATGCGGTCGGCCTCGGCGCCACGGCGGCCGATGACGATGCCCGGACGAGCGGTGTGGATGTCCACACGCACACGGTCACGGGTGCGCTCGATCTCCACCTTCGAGATGCCGGCGCGCTCCATGCCGGACGTCATCATCCGACGGATGGCGACGTCTTCCTTGACGTAGTCCTTGTACAGCTTGTCGGCGTACCACCGGGACTTGAAGTCCGTGGTGACACCGAGCCGGAACCCATGCGGGTTAACCTTCTGGCCCATTACCGGGTTCCTTCCTTGCTGCTGACGACCACGGTGATGTGGCTGGTCCGCTTGCGGATCCGGTAGGCACGGCCCTGGGCGCGCGGCCGGAACCGCTTCAGGGTCGGGCCCTCGTCGACGTACGCCTCGGAGATGAAGAGGCTGTCGGCGTCGGTGTGGTCGTAGTTGTGCGCGGCGTTGGCGATGGCGCTGTCGAGCACCTTGCCGACGGGCACTGAGGCGGCCTGCGGAGCGAATCGCAGGACCGCCTGAGCCTCCGTGGCGTCCATGCCACGGATAAGGTCCACCACGCGGCGGGCCTTCATGGGCGTAACGCGGATGTACCGCGCCTGGGCCCTGGCTTCCATGGTTGTCCCTCTCAGTTACTTACGTGTCTGAATGCGATCCGCGTTTAGCGGCGCTTCGACTTCCGGTCGTCCTTGACGTGACCCCGGAAGGTGCGCGTCGGCGAGAACTCGCCGAGCTTGTGGCCGACCATCGACTCGGTGACGAACACCGGGATGTGGGTCTTGCCGTTGTGCACCGCGATCGTGTGGCCGAGCATGGCCGGGACGATCATCGAGCGACGGGACCAGGTCTTGATGACGTTCTTGGAACCGGCTTCGTTCTGGGCGTCCACCTTCTTGATCAGGTGGTCGTCGACGAAGGGCCCCTTCTTGAGACTGCGCGGCATCTAAACCCGCTCCTAGCGCTTCTTGTTCGTCTTGCGGCGGCGGACGATGTACTTGTTCGAAGCCTTCTTCGGCGAACGAGTACGACCCTCCTTCTGACCCCAGGGGCTGACCGGGTGGCGACCACCGGAGGTCTTGCCCTCACCACCACCGTGCGGGTGGTCAACCGGGTTCATCGCCACACCGCGAACGGTCGGACGGACGCCCAGCCAGCGCTTGCGGCCGGCCTTGCCCCAGTTGATGTTGCTCTGCTCGGCGTTGCCGACCTCGCCGACCGTGGCGCGGCAGCGCTGGTCGACCAGGCGGATCTCGCCGGACGGCATGCGGAGGTGGGCCATGGTGCCCTCCTTCGCGAGCAGCTGCACCGAGGCACCGGCGGAGCGGGCGAACTTGGCGCCGCCACCGGGACGGATCTCGATCGCGTGGATCGTGGTACCGACCGGGATGTTGCGGAGCGCCAGGTTGTTGCCCGGCTTGATGTCGGCCCCGGGACCGTTCTCGACGCGGTCACCCTGCTGCAGGTTGCGCGGGGCGAGGATGTAGCGCTTCTCGCCGTCCGCGTAGTGCAGCAGCGCGATGCGCGCGGTGCGGTTGGGGTCGTACTCGATGTGCGCGACCTTCGCCGGCACGCCGTCCTTGTCATGGCGACGGAAGTCGATGACACGGTAGGCGCGCTTGTGTCCGCCACCCTGGTGGCGAACGGTCACACGACCGGCGTTGTTACGGCCGCCCTTGCTGTGCAGGGGGCGGACCAGCGACTTCTCCGGCGTGGACCGCGTGACCTCGACGAAGTCGGCGACGCTGGAGCCGCGACGGCCCGGCGTAGTCGGCTTGTACTTGCGGATTCCCATTTCTCAGTCCTCGTCCGATATCGGACGATCCGACCCGCTTACGCGGTCGGACCGCCGAAGATGTCGATACGGTCGCCCTCGGCAAGGGTCACGATCGCGCGCTTGCTGTCGGCACGCTTGCCGAAGCCGGTGCGGGTCCGCTTGCGCTTGCCCTGGCGGTTGATCGTGTTGACCCCGGTGACCTTGACCGAGAAGACCGCCTGGACGGCCTGCTTGATCTGGGTCTTGTTGGCGCCGGGGGCCACGATGAACGTGTACTTGCCCTCGTCGAGAAGCGCGTAGCTCTTCTCGGACACGACCGGCTTCAGCAGGACGTCACGGGGGTCCGTGAAGGCCTTGCTCGCCGGCGTGACGACGGTGTTCTTGCCCTCGGCGGCGTGGCGGCGCGCCTTGGCGACGCGCGCGGCCTTGGCGGCCTTCGCAGCCTTGGAGGCGATGCTCGGGTGACGCGTAGCCATCAGGCCTCGCTCCCTTCGGTGTCGTTGGCCTTCGGGCCGGACACGAAGGACTCGAAGGCGGCCTGGGTGAAGACCACGTCGTCCGAGACGAGAACGTCGTACGTGTTCAGCTGGCCCGGCTCCAGGATGTGGACCTGGGGCAGGTTGCGGGCGGACAGCCACGAGGCCTCGTCGGCACGGTCGACGACCAGGAGCAGGTTCTTGCGCTCCGAGATCTTGCCGAACAGCGACTTGGCGGCCTTCGTGGAGGGGGTCGCGCCCTCGACCACGCCGGAGACGACGTGGATGCGGTTGTGGCGGGCCCGGTCGGTGAGGGCGTGGCGCAGGGCCGCGGCCTTCATCTTCTTCGGGGTCCGCTGCGAGTAGTCACGCGGCACGGGGCCGTGGACGACGCCACCGCCGGCGAACTGCGGCGCACGGGTCGAACCCTGGCGGGCGCGGCCGGTGCCCTTCTGGCGGTACGGCTTCTTGCCGCCACCACGGACCTCGCCACGCGTCTTGGTCTTGTGCGTGCCCTGGCGGGCAGCGGCCAGCTGCGCGACGACGACCTGGTGGATCAGCGGGATGCTGACCTTCTCGACGTCGAAGATCTCGGCCGGGAGCTCGACGGTCCCGGCGGTGTCGCCGGAGGGCGACAGAATGTCAATGGTGCTCATATCCTCAGGCCCCCTTGGCCGCGGTGCGGACCAGGACGAGGCCGCCGTTCGGACCAGGAACCGCGCCCTTGATGAGCAGCAGGCCCTTCTCCGCGTCAACGGCGTGAACGGTCAGGTTCTGGGTGGTGACCCGCTCGTTGCCCATACGACCCGCCATGCGGAGGCCCTTGAACACGCGGCCCGGGGTGGCGCAGCCACCGATGGAACCGGGCGAGCGGTGCTTGCGCTGGGTGCCGTGACCGGCGCCGAGGCCCTTGAAGTTGTGACGCTTCATGACACCGGCGAAGCCCTTGCCCTTGCTCTTGCCGGTCACGTCGACCTTGATGCCGGCCTCGAAGACCTCGGCGGTGATTTCCTGACCGAGCGTGTACTCGGCGGCATCGGCCGTCCGGATCTCGACGAGGTGGCGACGGGGCGTGACATCGGCCTTGGCGAAGTGACCCTTGAGGGGCTTGTTCACCTTGCGGGGGTCGATCTCGCCGAACGCGATCTGGACGGACTCGTAGCCGTCGACGTCGTTCGTACGGACCTGGGTCACGACATTGGGGCCGGCCTTGACGACGGTGACCGGAACAACACGGTTGTTCTCGTCCCACACCTGCGTCATGCCGAGCTTCTCGCCCAGGATGCCCTTGATCTGCTTAGCCATCGTTCAGATCACCGGCCTCAGAGCTTGATCTCGATGTCGACACCGGCCGGGAGGTCGAGTCGCATCAGAGAGTCAACGGTCTTGGGGGTCGGGTCGAGGATGTCGATCAGGCGCTTGTGCGTGCGCATCTCGAAGTGCTCGCGCGAGTCCTTGTACTTGTGCGGCGACTTGATGACGCAGTACACGTTCTTCTCAGTGGGCAGCGGCACCGGGCCCGCGACCGACGCACCAGTGCGGGTCACCGTCTCGACGATCTTCTTCGCCGAGGAGTCGATGACCTCGTGGTCGTAGGCCTTGAGCCGGATGCGGATCTTCTGTCCCGCCATGGCTACTCAGTAGTCCTGTCTCTTCTACAGCTCTGGAACCCGGTGTCCTTTGACTTCCTCCGACCCACGCGGTCGGGCGTGTCGCCCTCCCGCTGACACAGATGTCCCTTGTTCGAACATCCCTTGCCTTGGGAAAGAGGTTCACCGGGTGCCTGGCCAGTGCCGCACCACACTTCCCGGAAGATTCCCGTACGTCCGCCCCAGCGCTGCCTTACGGCAGTTAGGGCGACGAGTACTGTGGGACTCGCTTCCGGTCCCCCCGGCGGGAGGCGCGCAGCATCAACACTCGACCGAGCAACCCCGCTAGTCTGCCATACGGGGCACGGGCGTGGCCAATCGAGCCGGAGACAATACCCCGAGAGTGACGCAGGTCAAACACAGGTCCTGTCTCCGGCCCGCCGCGGTGCCGCTCAGCTCCCCGTGAGGGGCGCGTCAGCGCACGTCCACGTGATCCCCGCCGCTCGTCGTCGCCCCCGTCGTGTCGTTCCCCCCGTACGCCCACCGCCACGTCCCGTCCTTCGAGGCGGTGACCGTGGTCTTCAGGGCGCCGGTGCTGCTCGTCGTGACCTTCTTGACCGTGACGAAGGAGCTGGTGCCCGTCTCGCGGAACTGGAGGCTGACCGAACGGCCGCCGTAGCCGCCGTACTTCTTGGTCGCCCAGTCCGCCCGGGTGAGCTTGCCGGTGACGGTGATCTTCTTGCCCTTGACGACCGGCTCCGGCGAGGCGTTCACGGTGACCTTCGCCGCCCGCTTCAGCCGGACGGTGAGGGACCGGGTCTCGTACTCCTCGGCCAGGAGGCTGCCGTTGGCCCTGAACAGACGCAGGGCCACCGCGGTCTTCCAGGTAGTGGCGTCACCGTTGGAGTCGACGTGCTCCTGGCTCGGGTGGGGGTCGATGTAGAGGGACCCCTCGCACTCGGCCACCTTGTCGCTCTGCTCGTAGCAGGTGTATCCGCCCGGACCGATGAAGTTGTCCCCGGTGCTGGTCGCGTGCTTCAGGACACCCCGGTAGATGAAGGGGTACGCGTCGTAGCGGAACGGGTCGCTCGTGCTGTACCCGGACGGCAGGGTGATCGTGAAGCTGATGGACGGCTCGACCGGCTTCGAGGTACCGACGACGATCGGCTTGCCCTTGTTGATCACGATGTCGGACACCTTGATCCCGGTGTCCTGGGCCTGGGCCGCCGGGGCGTTCAGGAGGGTGAGGGCCAGCGCCCCCACGAGCGCGACCCCGGTGGCCGTACGTCTGCCAGTGGTCATTACCACCTCTTTCGTGGTGCGGGAAAGAAGCGGGCAGACTATCCCATGACCTGCACATGACTCTCACATGGGTTACGGCCACTCCACCAGCGCCGCGAACACGACATACACCACCGGCACCATCACCGGTGCCGCCAGCGCCAGCCCCACCCGGCGGGCCGTGTTGCGGCGTTCCCACGGCAGGGCCCAGCCGGCGGCCAGGAGGAACAGGGCGAGGCCCAGGCCCCCGAGCAGCACCGGGAAGGCGATGCCGAAGCTCGATGCGAAGCGGTCGGCCTCGGGGGCGGCGCAGGAGTCGCACGCCATCACGGAGAGCCCGCCGAAGACATAGGCGAGCACACAGGCGGGCAGCGTCAGGAGCGTCGAGATCAGCGGGGCGACCCAGGCACCGGTCGCGCGGTCGTCGTCGAGCGTGAGGTCCGGCATGGGTCCATCACAGCGCGCGGGCGCACGCGGCCGCATGAGCGTTCGTACTCAGAAAGCACGGTCGCCGTACGGACGTTCAGGCCCCCGCGTTCCGCAACCGCGCGAACGACGTGTCCAGCCCCCGCTTCAGCAGCCGCGCCACCGGGCGCTCCACGTACCGGTGCACCAGCCAGCTCAGCAGCAGGAACCCGGCGATGACGGCGAGGACCAGCAGGCGGGCGTCTATGGTGTCGCGCAGGCGGTTGATGACCGTCGTACCGGCCGCGTAGTGCGTCAGGTACAGCGGATACGTCAGTGCGCCCGCCGTCACCAGCCACTTCCAGCGGATCCGGTCCGTGGCGCCGAGGGCGATGGCCACCATGGCCAGCAGGAAGACCGTGAAGATCAGAACACTCCCCCGCCAGCCCGACACATGCTCGACCTCGTCGATCCGGATGCCCAGTTCGCGCTGGCCCATCAGCCAGGCCATCGCGAGGACGCCCCACAGCAGCAGGTCCTGGCCGAAGCGGTGCATCAGGTACAGGGCGAGGCCCGCGATGAAGTACCAGGCGCCCTCGGGGTTCGCGACCAGTTCCAGCAGCGGCAGCTTCGAGATCGGGGCCAGCATCGCCGCGGCGCCCCACACACAGCAGAAGACGACGACCTTGCGGTAGGTCAGACCGCTCCACACGACCACCAGGAAGAGGAGGTAGAAGCGGAGCTCGGACCAGAGGGTCCAGTAGACGCCGTCGACGTTCATGACGCCCGAACCGGACTGGAGCATCGTGATGTTGAGGAGCACGTCCCGCAGGCGCAGGCGGTCCCAGACGCCGGGCAGCAGCGTCAGTACCGCGGTGGTGAACGCGACGGCGAACCAGTACGCGGGGTACAGCCGGATCACCCGCGAGGTGAAGAACTGCCTCGGACTGCGGCCCCAGCACGACATGCAGATCACGAAGCCGCTGATCACGAAGAAGATCTCGACGCCGATCCAGCCGTAGGAGGCGAACCGGAAGACCGTCGGCATGATGTCGGACACGGGGCGGTCCCAGATGCGGTTGCCGGGCTGGTCGACGCGGTGGGTGCCCGCGTAGTGGTGCACGGCGACCATGAGCGCGGCCAGGAGCCGGATGCCGTCGATGGCGTAGAGCCGACGGCCGGCGCGGTCGCGTACGGCGGGCTGCCGCGCGGCGTGCGCGGGCTGTCCCGGCGGGACGGGAGCGGCGAGCGGCGGAAGCGGCTGCTGGAGCCCGCCGACGACCCGTCGCGGTATCGACCTTCTGCTCTCCGCGTCCTGCATCGACACCTGCGGGTCCGTCCGTCCTCGCGAGGGGAATCCCGGGCCGGGAGTGGCCACCGGACAGCTCACGCTACGACCCTCACAACCACCCCACAGCGACCAGACAGGAACATTCGGGACAGCCCCGACGGGGAGTTGGCCGAAGTCTCGGAAAAGCGTCCCGCAGAGTTCGCCGACTCTTCACCGGCGCCGCATGCGACCGGGACAAGCGAAGGGGCCCGTACGACCGAAGTCGTACGGGCCCCTTCAGAGACCTACAAGTCCAGAGACCTACGGGTCTCGGAGACCTACCGGGTCAGAAAGATCAGGCGGTGATCTTGGTGACCTGGCCGGCGCCGACCGTCCGGCCACCCTCACGGATGGCGAACTTCAGGCCCTCTTCCATGGCGACGGGCTGGATGAGCTCCACCTTCATCTCGGTGTTGTCACCCGGCATGACCATCTCGGTGCCCTCGGGGAGGGTCACGACGCCGGTCACGTCCGTCGTACGGAAGTAGAACTGCGGACGGTAGTTGTTGAAGAACGGCGTGTGGCGGCCACCCTCGTCCTTGGAGAGGATGTAGGCCTGGGCCTCGAACTGGGTGTGCGGCGTGACCGAACCCGGCTTGATGATGACCTGGCCGCGCTCGACGTCCTCGCGCTTGATGCCACGGAGGAGCAGACCGACGTTCTCACCGGCCTGGCCCTCGTCGAGCAGCTTGCGGAACATCTCGATGCCGGTGACCGTGGTGGTGGTCTTCTCGGTCTTGATGCCGATGATGTCGACGGTCTCGTTGACCTTGAGGACACCACGCTCGATACGACCGGTGACGACGGTGCCACGACCGGTGATCGTGAAGACGTCCTCGATCGGCATCAGGAACGGCTTGTCGACGTCACGCTCGGGCTGCGGGATCGCCTCGTCGACGGCGGCCATCAGGTCCAGGACCGACTGGCCCCACTCCTTGTCGCCCTCGAGCGCCTTGAGCGCCGAGACCTTGACGACGGGAACGTCGTCGCCCGGGAACTCGTACTCGGAGAGGAGCTCACGCACCTCGAGCTCGACGAGCTCCAGGATCTCCTCGTCGTCCACCATGTCGGCCTTGTTCAGGGCGACGACGATGTACGGAACGCCGACCTGGCGGGCCAGGAGCACGTGCTCCTTGGTCTGCGGCATCGGGCCGTCGGTGGCGGCGACCACGAGGATGGCGCCGTCCATCTGCGCCGCACCCGTGATCATGTTCTTGATGTAGTCCGCGTGACCGGGGCAGTCGACGTGGGCGTAGTGACGCGTCTCGGTCTGGTACTCGACGTGCGCGATGGAGATGGTGATACCGCGCTGGCGCTCCTCGGGAGCCTTGTCGATCTGGTCGAAGGCCGAGGCCTCGTTCAGGTCCGGGTACGCGTCGTGCAGCACCTTGGTAATGGCGGCCGTGAGGGTCGTCTTACCGTGGTCGATGTGACCGATGGTGCCGATGTTGACGTGGGGCTTAGTCCGCTCGAACTTCGCCTTCGCCACGGGGTCCTCCTGTGGAGTGGTTCTGAACGCCTTGCTTCATCGGCGCCAGGTGATCTTTGCTGGAAAGCCTCGGCCCGGGGGCACTCCCCCACAAACGCGGGTGAATGCCCCTCCGGGCTCCGGAGTCAAGCCTAAAGCGTGCGAACGCGGTGCGTTACTCGCCCTTGGCCTTCGCGATGATCTCCTCGGCGACGTTCCGCGGAACCTCGGCGTAGGAGTCGAACTGCATCGAGTAGCTCGCGCGACCCGACGTCTTGCTGCGGAGGTCTCCGACGTAGCCGAACATCTCCGAGAGGGGCACGAGGCCCTTCACGACGCGGGCACCGGCCCGCTCCTCCATGGCCTGGATCTGACCACGGCGGGAGTTGATGTCGCCGATGACCTCACCCATGTAGTCCTCGGGCGTGGTGACCTCGACGGCCATCATCGGCTCAAGGAGCACAGGGCTCGCCTTGCGCGCGGCCTCCTTGAAGGCCTGCGAGCCGGCGATCTTGAACGCGAGCTCGGAGGAGTCGACCTCGTGGTAGGCACCGTCGAGAAGCGTGACGCGGACGCCCGTCATCTCGTACCCGGCGAGGATGCCGAACTGCATGGCCTCCTGCGCACCGGCGTCCACCGAAGGGA
Above is a window of Streptomyces griseorubiginosus DNA encoding:
- the rplX gene encoding 50S ribosomal protein L24 produces the protein MKIKKGDLVQVITGKDKGKQGKVIAAFPREDRVLVEGVNRVKKHTKAGPTARGSQAGGIVTTEAPIHVSNVQLVVEKDGNKVVTRVGYRFDDEGNKIRVAKRTGEDI
- the rpsS gene encoding 30S ribosomal protein S19; the protein is MPRSLKKGPFVDDHLIKKVDAQNEAGSKNVIKTWSRRSMIVPAMLGHTIAVHNGKTHIPVFVTESMVGHKLGEFSPTRTFRGHVKDDRKSKRR
- the rpsC gene encoding 30S ribosomal protein S3, whose product is MGQKVNPHGFRLGVTTDFKSRWYADKLYKDYVKEDVAIRRMMTSGMERAGISKVEIERTRDRVRVDIHTARPGIVIGRRGAEADRIRGDLEKLTGKQVQLNILEVKNPETDAQLVAQAVAEQLSSRVSFRRAMRKSMQSAMKAGAKGIKIQCGGRLGGAEMSRSEFYREGRVPLHTLRANVDYGFFEAKTTFGRIGVKVWIYKGDVKNIAEVRAENAAARAGNRPARGGGADRPARGGRGGERRGRKPQQAAGAEAPKAEAPAAAPAESTGTEA
- the rpmC gene encoding 50S ribosomal protein L29; translation: MSAGTKASELRELGDEELLNKLREAKEELFNLRFQAATGQLENHGRLKAVRKDIARIYTLMRERELGIETVESA
- the rplE gene encoding 50S ribosomal protein L5 — translated: MATTTTPRLKTKYREEIAGKLRDEFKYENVMQIPGLVKIVVNMGVGDAARDSKLIEGAIRDLTTITGQKPAVTKARKSIAQFKLREGQPIGAHVTLRGDRMWEFLDRTLSLALPRIRDFRGLSPKQFDGRGNYTFGLTEQVMFHEIDQDKIDRTRGMDITVVTTATNDAEGRALLRHLGFPFKEA
- the rplR gene encoding 50S ribosomal protein L18; its protein translation is MAYGQKILKGDAYKRAAIKRRHIRIRKRISGTAERPRLVVTRSNRHIVAQVIDDIKGHTLASASTLDTTVRGGEGDKSAQAKQVGALVAERAKAAGVEAVVFDRGGNQYAGRIAALADAAREAGLKF
- the rplP gene encoding 50S ribosomal protein L16, whose protein sequence is MLIPRRVKHRKQHHPKRRGQAKGGTTVAFGEYGIQALTPAYVTNRQIEAARIAMTRHIKRGGKVWINIYPDRPLTKKPAETRMGSGKGSPEWWIANVHPGRVMFELSYPNEKIAREALTRAAHKLPMKCRIVKREAGEA
- a CDS encoding type Z 30S ribosomal protein S14; protein product: MAKKALIAKAARKPKFGVRAYTRCQRCGRPHSVYRKFGLCRVCLREMAHRGELPGVTKSSW
- the rpsQ gene encoding 30S ribosomal protein S17; the protein is MSESNVTEQTAEARGFRKTREGLVVSDKMDKTVVVAVEDRVKHALYGKVIRRTNKLKAHDEQNAAGVGDRVLLAETRPLSATKRWRVVEILEKAK
- the rpsH gene encoding 30S ribosomal protein S8, which gives rise to MTMTDPIADMLTRLRNANSAYHDSVTMPASKIKSHIAEILQQEGFITGWKVEDAEVGKNLVLELKFGPNRERSIAGIKRISKPGLRVYAKSTNLPKVLGGLGVAIISTSHGLLTDKQAGKKGVGGEVLAYVW
- the rplV gene encoding 50S ribosomal protein L22; its protein translation is MEARAQARYIRVTPMKARRVVDLIRGMDATEAQAVLRFAPQAASVPVGKVLDSAIANAAHNYDHTDADSLFISEAYVDEGPTLKRFRPRAQGRAYRIRKRTSHITVVVSSKEGTR
- the rplN gene encoding 50S ribosomal protein L14, encoding MIQQESRLRVADNTGAKEILCIRVLGGSGRRYAGIGDVIVATVKDAIPGGNVKKGDVVKAVIVRTVKERRRPDGSYIRFDENAAVILKNDGDPRGTRIFGPVGRELREKKFMKIISLAPEVL
- the rplF gene encoding 50S ribosomal protein L6; amino-acid sequence: MSRIGKLPITVPAGVDVTIDGRTVSVKGPKGELTHTVAAPIDIVKGEDGVLNVTRPNDERQNKALHGLSRTLVANMITGVTQGYVKKLEISGVGYRVQAKGSNLEFALGYSHPITVEAPEGITFKVEAPTRFSVEGIDKQKVGEVAANIRKLRKPDPYKAKGVKYEGEVIRRKVGKAGK